The following proteins come from a genomic window of Streptococcus pneumoniae:
- the rplC gene encoding 50S ribosomal protein L3: MTKGILGKKVGMTQIFTEAGELIPVTVIEATPNVVLQVKTVETDGYNAIQVGFDDKREVLSNKPAKGHVAKANTAPKRFIREFKNVEGLEVGAEITVETFAAGDVVDVTGTSKGKGFQGVIKRHGQSRGPMAHGSRYHRRPGSMGPVAPNRVFKGKNLAGRMGGDRVTIQNLEVVQVVPEKNVILIKGNVPGAKKSLITIKSAVKAGK, encoded by the coding sequence ATGACAAAAGGAATCTTAGGGAAAAAAGTGGGAATGACTCAAATCTTCACTGAAGCTGGCGAATTGATCCCTGTAACAGTTATTGAAGCAACTCCAAACGTTGTTCTTCAAGTTAAAACTGTTGAAACAGACGGATACAACGCTATCCAAGTTGGTTTCGATGACAAACGCGAAGTATTGAGCAACAAACCTGCTAAAGGACATGTAGCGAAAGCTAACACGGCTCCTAAGCGCTTCATTCGTGAATTCAAAAACGTTGAAGGCTTGGAAGTTGGTGCTGAAATTACAGTTGAAACATTCGCAGCTGGAGACGTTGTTGACGTAACTGGTACTTCTAAAGGTAAAGGTTTCCAAGGTGTTATCAAACGCCACGGACAATCACGTGGACCAATGGCTCACGGTTCTCGTTACCACCGTCGTCCAGGTTCTATGGGACCTGTTGCACCTAACCGCGTATTCAAAGGTAAAAACCTTGCAGGGCGTATGGGTGGCGACCGCGTAACAATTCAAAACCTTGAAGTTGTACAAGTTGTTCCAGAAAAGAACGTTATCCTTATCAAAGGTAACGTACCAGGTGCTAAGAAATCTCTTATCACTATCAAATCAGCAGTTAAAGCTGGTAAATAA
- the rplE gene encoding 50S ribosomal protein L5: MANRLKEKYLNEVVPALTEQFNYSSVMAVPKVDKIVLNMGVGEAVSNAKSLEKAAEELALISGQKPLITKAKKSIAGFRLREGVAIGAKVTLRGERMYEFLDKLVSVSLPRVRDFHGVPTKSFDGRGNYTLGVKEQLIFPEINFDDVDKTRGLDIVIVTTANTDEESRALLTGLGMPFAK; this comes from the coding sequence ATGGCAAATCGTTTAAAAGAAAAATATCTTAATGAAGTAGTTCCTGCTTTGACAGAACAATTCAACTACTCATCAGTGATGGCTGTGCCTAAAGTAGATAAGATTGTTTTGAACATGGGTGTTGGTGAAGCTGTATCAAACGCTAAAAGCCTTGAAAAAGCTGCTGAAGAATTGGCACTTATCTCAGGTCAAAAACCACTTATCACTAAAGCTAAAAAATCAATCGCCGGCTTCCGTCTTCGTGAAGGTGTTGCGATCGGTGCAAAAGTTACCCTTCGTGGTGAACGTATGTACGAATTCTTGGATAAATTGGTATCAGTTTCACTTCCACGTGTACGTGACTTCCACGGTGTTCCAACAAAATCATTTGATGGACGCGGGAACTACACACTTGGTGTGAAAGAACAATTAATCTTCCCAGAAATCAACTTCGATGACGTTGACAAAACTCGTGGTCTTGACATCGTTATCGTAACAACTGCTAACACTGACGAAGAGTCACGTGCATTGCTTACAGGCCTTGGAATGCCTTTTGCAAAATAA
- a CDS encoding GNAT family N-acetyltransferase, producing MELRRPRLADKKAVLDMMTEFEKSQSAHDGGFWDVEDFSYEEWLEGNRNKEMGIWLPENRVPSIQFVLFGESGCALGFLNLRLRLNEGLLNYAGHIGYSIRPSERGKGYAKETLRQGLQVAKEKNIKKALVTCSVNNPASRAVILANGGIFEDARNGVERYWIEVANE from the coding sequence ATGGAATTACGCAGACCAAGATTAGCGGATAAGAAAGCTGTTTTAGATATGATGACAGAGTTTGAAAAGAGCCAATCAGCCCATGATGGAGGATTTTGGGATGTTGAGGATTTTTCTTACGAGGAGTGGCTAGAAGGTAACCGTAATAAAGAAATGGGAATATGGCTACCTGAAAATCGCGTTCCATCGATACAGTTCGTATTGTTTGGTGAATCAGGTTGTGCTCTAGGATTTTTGAATCTGCGATTGAGACTGAATGAGGGGTTACTGAATTATGCTGGCCACATTGGCTACTCCATCCGTCCATCTGAAAGAGGCAAGGGTTATGCAAAAGAGACTCTCCGTCAGGGCTTGCAAGTTGCTAAGGAAAAGAACATCAAGAAAGCTCTGGTGACCTGTAGCGTGAATAATCCTGCTAGCAGAGCAGTCATTCTAGCAAATGGTGGAATATTTGAGGATGCTCGCAATGGAGTCGAGCGTTATTGGATAGAGGTAGCGAATGAATAA
- the rplN gene encoding 50S ribosomal protein L14 — translation MIQTETRLKVADNSGAREILTIKVLGGSGRKFANIGDVIVASVKQATPGGAVKKGDVVKAVIVRTKSGARRADGSYIKFDENAAVIIREDKTPRGTRIFGPVARELREGGFMKIVSLAPEVL, via the coding sequence ATGATTCAAACAGAAACTCGTTTGAAAGTCGCAGACAACAGCGGTGCTCGCGAAATCTTGACTATCAAAGTTCTTGGTGGTTCAGGACGTAAATTTGCAAACATCGGTGATGTTATCGTGGCATCTGTAAAACAAGCTACTCCTGGTGGTGCGGTTAAAAAAGGTGACGTTGTTAAAGCAGTTATCGTTCGTACTAAATCAGGTGCTCGTCGTGCTGATGGTTCATACATCAAATTTGACGAAAACGCAGCAGTTATCATCCGTGAAGACAAAACTCCTCGCGGAACACGTATCTTTGGCCCAGTTGCACGTGAATTGCGTGAAGGTGGCTTCATGAAGATCGTGTCACTTGCTCCAGAAGTACTTTAA
- the rplD gene encoding 50S ribosomal protein L4: protein MANVTLFDQTGKEAGQVVLSDAVFGIEPNESVVFDVIISQRASLRQGTHAVKNRSAVSGGGRKPWRQKGTGRARQGSIRSPQWRGGGVVFGPTPRSYGYKLPQKVRRLALKSVYSEKVAENKFVAVDALSFTAPKTAEFAKVLAALSIDSKVLVILEEGNEFAALSARNLPNVKVATATTASVLDIANSDKLLVTQAAISKIEEVLA, encoded by the coding sequence ATGGCAAACGTAACATTATTTGACCAAACTGGTAAAGAAGCTGGCCAAGTTGTTCTTAGCGATGCAGTATTTGGTATCGAACCAAATGAATCAGTTGTGTTTGATGTAATCATCAGCCAACGCGCAAGCCTTCGTCAAGGAACACACGCTGTTAAAAACCGCTCTGCAGTATCAGGTGGTGGACGCAAACCATGGCGTCAAAAAGGAACTGGACGTGCTCGTCAAGGTTCTATCCGCTCACCACAATGGCGTGGTGGTGGTGTTGTCTTCGGACCAACTCCACGTTCATACGGCTACAAACTTCCACAAAAAGTTCGTCGCCTAGCTCTTAAATCAGTTTACTCTGAAAAAGTTGCTGAAAACAAATTCGTAGCTGTAGACGCTCTTTCATTTACAGCTCCAAAAACTGCTGAATTTGCAAAAGTTCTTGCAGCATTGAGCATCGATTCTAAAGTTCTTGTTATCCTTGAAGAAGGAAATGAATTCGCAGCTCTTTCAGCTCGTAACCTTCCAAACGTGAAAGTTGCAACTGCTACAACTGCAAGTGTTCTTGACATCGCAAATAGCGACAAACTTCTTGTCACACAAGCAGCTATCTCTAAAATCGAGGAGGTTCTTGCATAA
- the rplF gene encoding 50S ribosomal protein L6: protein MSRIGNKVIVLPAGVELANNDNVVTVKGPKGELTREFSKDIEIRVEGTEITLHRPNDSKEMKTIHGTTRALLNNMVVGVSEGFKKELEMRGVGYRAQLQGSKLVLAVGKSHPDEVEAPEGITFELPNPTTIVVSGISKEVVGQTAAYVRSLRSPEPYKGKGIRYVGEFVRRKEGKTGK from the coding sequence ATGTCACGTATTGGTAATAAAGTTATCGTGTTGCCTGCTGGTGTTGAACTCGCTAACAATGACAACGTTGTAACTGTAAAAGGACCTAAAGGAGAACTTACTCGTGAGTTCTCAAAAGATATTGAAATCCGTGTGGAAGGTACTGAAATAACTCTTCACCGTCCAAACGATTCAAAAGAAATGAAAACTATCCACGGAACTACTCGTGCCCTTTTGAACAACATGGTTGTTGGTGTATCAGAAGGATTTAAGAAAGAACTTGAAATGCGTGGGGTTGGTTACCGTGCACAGCTTCAAGGATCTAAACTTGTTTTGGCTGTTGGTAAATCTCATCCAGACGAAGTTGAAGCTCCAGAAGGAATTACTTTTGAACTTCCAAACCCAACAACAATCGTTGTTAGCGGAATTTCAAAAGAAGTAGTTGGTCAAACAGCTGCTTACGTACGTAGCCTTCGTTCACCAGAACCATATAAAGGTAAAGGTATCCGTTACGTTGGTGAATTCGTTCGCCGTAAAGAAGGTAAAACAGGTAAATAA
- the rpmC gene encoding 50S ribosomal protein L29, which yields MKLNEVKEFVKELRGLSQEELAKRENELKKELFELRFQAATGQLEQTARLKEVKKQIARIKTVQSEAK from the coding sequence ATGAAACTTAATGAAGTAAAAGAATTTGTTAAAGAACTTCGTGGTCTTTCTCAAGAAGAACTCGCGAAGCGCGAAAACGAATTGAAAAAAGAATTGTTTGAACTTCGTTTCCAAGCTGCTACTGGTCAATTGGAACAAACAGCTCGCTTGAAAGAAGTTAAAAAACAAATCGCTCGTATCAAAACAGTTCAATCTGAAGCGAAATAA
- the rplX gene encoding 50S ribosomal protein L24, translating into MFVKKGDKVRVIAGKDKGTEAVVLTALPKVNKVIVEGVNIVKKHQRPTNELPQGGIIEKEAAIHVSNVQVLDKNGVAGRVGYKFVDGKKVRYNKKSGEVLD; encoded by the coding sequence ATGTTTGTAAAAAAAGGCGACAAAGTTCGCGTAATCGCTGGTAAAGATAAGGGAACAGAAGCTGTTGTCCTTACTGCCCTTCCAAAAGTAAACAAAGTTATCGTTGAAGGTGTTAACATTGTTAAGAAACACCAACGTCCAACTAACGAGCTTCCTCAAGGTGGTATCATCGAGAAAGAAGCAGCTATCCACGTATCAAACGTTCAAGTTTTGGACAAAAATGGTGTAGCTGGTCGTGTTGGTTACAAATTTGTAGACGGTAAAAAAGTTCGCTACAACAAAAAATCAGGCGAAGTGCTTGATTAA
- the rplP gene encoding 50S ribosomal protein L16: MLVPKRVKHRREFRGKMRGEAKGGKEVAFGEYGLQATTSHWITNRQIEAARIAMTRYMKRGGKVWIKIFPHKSYTAKAIGVRMGSGKGAPEGWVAPVKRGKVMFEIAGVSEEIAREALRLASHKLPVKCKFVKREAE, encoded by the coding sequence ATGTTAGTACCTAAACGTGTTAAACACCGTCGTGAGTTCCGTGGAAAAATGCGCGGTGAAGCAAAAGGTGGAAAAGAAGTAGCATTCGGTGAATACGGTCTTCAAGCTACAACTAGCCACTGGATCACTAACCGCCAAATCGAAGCTGCTCGTATCGCCATGACTCGTTACATGAAACGTGGTGGTAAAGTTTGGATTAAAATCTTCCCACACAAATCATACACTGCTAAAGCTATCGGTGTGCGTATGGGATCTGGTAAAGGGGCACCTGAAGGTTGGGTAGCACCAGTTAAACGTGGTAAAGTGATGTTCGAAATCGCTGGTGTATCTGAAGAGATTGCACGTGAAGCGCTTCGACTTGCTAGCCACAAATTGCCAGTTAAATGTAAATTCGTAAAACGTGAAGCAGAATAA
- the rpsS gene encoding 30S ribosomal protein S19, producing the protein MGRSLKKGPFVDEHLMKKVEAQANDEKKKVIKTWSRRSTIFPSFIGYTIAVYDGRKHVPVYIQEDMVGHKLGEFAPTRTYKGHAADDKKTRRK; encoded by the coding sequence ATGGGACGCAGTCTTAAAAAAGGACCTTTCGTCGATGAGCATTTGATGAAAAAAGTTGAAGCTCAAGCTAACGACGAAAAGAAAAAAGTTATTAAAACTTGGTCACGTCGTTCAACGATCTTCCCAAGTTTCATTGGTTACACTATTGCAGTTTATGACGGACGTAAACACGTACCTGTTTACATCCAAGAAGACATGGTAGGCCACAAACTTGGTGAATTTGCACCAACTCGTACTTACAAAGGTCACGCTGCAGACGACAAGAAAACACGTAGAAAATAA
- the rplV gene encoding 50S ribosomal protein L22 translates to MAEITSAKAMARTVRVSPRKSRLVLDNIRGKSVADAIAILTFTPNKAAEIILKVLNSAVANAENNFGLDKANLVVSEAFANEGPTMKRFRPRAKGSASPINKRTAHITVAVAEK, encoded by the coding sequence ATGGCAGAAATTACTTCAGCTAAAGCAATGGCTCGTACAGTACGTGTTTCACCTCGTAAATCACGTCTTGTTCTTGATAACATCCGTGGTAAAAGCGTAGCCGATGCAATCGCAATCTTGACATTCACTCCAAACAAAGCTGCTGAAATCATCTTGAAAGTTTTGAACTCAGCTGTAGCTAACGCTGAAAACAACTTTGGTTTGGATAAAGCTAATTTGGTAGTATCTGAAGCATTCGCAAACGAAGGACCAACTATGAAACGTTTCCGTCCACGTGCGAAAGGTTCAGCTTCACCAATCAACAAACGTACAGCTCACATCACTGTAGCTGTTGCAGAAAAATAA
- the rpsJ gene encoding 30S ribosomal protein S10, translated as MANKKIRIRLKAYEHRTLDTAAAKIVESATRTGAQVAGPIPLPTERSLYTIIRATHKYKDSREQFEMRTHKRLIDIVNPTQKTVDALMKLDLPSGVNVEIKL; from the coding sequence ATGGCAAACAAAAAAATCCGTATCCGTTTGAAAGCTTACGAACACCGTACGCTTGACACAGCGGCTGCAAAAATCGTAGAATCAGCTACTCGTACAGGTGCACAAGTTGCGGGTCCAATCCCACTTCCAACTGAACGTAGCCTCTACACAATCATTCGTGCGACTCACAAATACAAAGACTCTCGCGAACAATTTGAAATGCGTACACACAAACGTTTGATCGATATCGTTAACCCAACTCAAAAAACAGTTGATGCCTTGATGAAATTGGATCTTCCAAGTGGTGTAAACGTAGAAATCAAACTTTAA
- a CDS encoding 50S ribosomal protein L23 has translation MNLYDVIKKPVITESSMAQLEAGKYVFEVDTRAHKLLIKQAVEAAFEGVKVANVNTINVKPKAKRVGRYTGFTNKTKKAIITLTADSKAIELFAAEAE, from the coding sequence ATGAATTTGTATGATGTTATCAAAAAACCTGTCATCACTGAAAGCTCAATGGCTCAACTTGAAGCAGGAAAATATGTATTTGAAGTTGACACTCGTGCACACAAACTTTTGATCAAGCAAGCTGTTGAAGCTGCTTTCGAAGGTGTTAAAGTTGCCAATGTTAACACAATCAACGTAAAACCAAAAGCTAAACGTGTTGGACGTTACACTGGTTTTACTAACAAAACTAAAAAAGCTATCATCACACTTACAGCTGATTCTAAAGCAATCGAGTTGTTTGCTGCTGAAGCTGAATAA
- the rpsC gene encoding 30S ribosomal protein S3, which yields MGQKVHPIGMRVGIIRDWDAKWYAEKEYADYLHEDLAIRKFVQKELADAAVSTIEIERALNKVNVSLHTAKPGMVIGKGGANVDALRAKLNKLTGKQVHINIIEIKQPDLDAHLVGEGIARQLEQRVAFRRAQKQAIQRAMRAGAKGIKTQVSGRLNGADIARAEGYSEGTVPLHTLRADIDYAWEEADTTYGKLGVKVWIYRGEVLPARKNTKGGK from the coding sequence GTGGGTCAAAAAGTACATCCAATTGGTATGCGTGTCGGCATCATCCGTGATTGGGATGCCAAATGGTATGCTGAAAAAGAATACGCGGATTACCTTCATGAAGATCTTGCAATCCGTAAATTCGTTCAAAAAGAACTTGCTGACGCAGCAGTTTCAACTATTGAAATCGAACGCGCACTAAACAAAGTTAACGTTTCACTTCACACTGCTAAACCAGGTATGGTTATCGGTAAAGGTGGTGCTAACGTTGATGCACTCCGTGCAAAACTTAACAAATTGACTGGAAAACAAGTACACATCAACATCATCGAAATCAAACAACCTGATTTGGATGCTCACCTTGTAGGTGAAGGAATTGCTCGTCAATTGGAGCAACGTGTTGCTTTCCGTCGTGCACAAAAACAAGCAATCCAACGTGCAATGCGTGCTGGAGCTAAAGGAATCAAAACTCAAGTATCAGGTCGTTTGAACGGTGCAGATATCGCCCGTGCTGAAGGATACTCTGAAGGAACTGTTCCGCTTCACACACTTCGTGCAGATATCGATTACGCTTGGGAAGAAGCAGATACTACATACGGTAAACTTGGTGTTAAAGTATGGATCTACCGTGGTGAAGTTCTTCCAGCTCGTAAAAACACTAAAGGAGGTAAATAA
- the rpsN gene encoding 30S ribosomal protein S14 codes for MAKKSMVAREAKRQKIVDRYAEKRAALKAAGDYEGLSKLPRNASPTRLHNRCRVTGRPHSVYRKFGLSRIAFRELAHKGQIPGVTKASW; via the coding sequence ATGGCTAAAAAATCAATGGTAGCTAGAGAGGCTAAACGCCAAAAAATTGTTGACCGTTATGCTGAAAAACGTGCTGCATTAAAGGCGGCAGGGGACTACGAAGGTTTATCTAAATTACCTCGCAACGCCTCACCGACTCGTTTACATAATCGTTGTAGAGTTACGGGGCGCCCACATTCAGTTTACCGCAAATTTGGTCTGAGTCGTATCGCTTTTCGCGAACTTGCGCATAAAGGTCAAATTCCTGGTGTAACAAAAGCATCTTGGTAA
- the rplR gene encoding 50S ribosomal protein L18, with protein sequence MISKPDKNKLRQKRHRRVRGKLSGTADRPRLNVFRSNTGIYAQVIDDVAGVTLASASTLDKEVSKGTKTEQAVAVGKLVAERANAKGISEVVFDRGGYLYHGRVKALADAARENGLKF encoded by the coding sequence GTGATTTCAAAACCAGATAAAAACAAACTCCGCCAAAAACGCCACCGTCGCGTTCGCGGAAAACTCTCTGGAACTGCTGATCGCCCACGTTTGAACGTATTCCGTTCTAATACAGGCATCTACGCTCAAGTGATTGATGACGTAGCGGGTGTAACGCTCGCAAGTGCTTCAACTCTTGATAAAGAAGTTTCAAAAGGAACTAAAACTGAACAAGCCGTTGCTGTCGGTAAACTCGTTGCAGAACGTGCAAACGCTAAAGGTATTTCAGAAGTGGTGTTCGACCGCGGTGGATATCTATATCACGGACGTGTGAAAGCTTTGGCTGATGCAGCTCGTGAAAACGGATTGAAATTCTAA
- the rpsQ gene encoding 30S ribosomal protein S17, with amino-acid sequence MERNNRKVLVGRVVSDKMDKTITVVVETKRNHPVYGKRINYSKKYKAHDENNVAKEGDIVRIMETRPLSATKRFRLVEVVEEAVII; translated from the coding sequence ATGGAACGCAATAATCGTAAAGTTCTTGTTGGACGTGTTGTATCTGACAAAATGGACAAGACAATCACAGTTGTAGTTGAAACAAAACGTAACCACCCAGTCTATGGTAAACGTATTAACTACTCTAAAAAATACAAAGCTCATGATGAAAACAATGTTGCCAAAGAAGGCGATATCGTACGTATCATGGAAACTCGCCCGCTTTCAGCTACAAAACGTTTCCGTCTTGTAGAAGTTGTTGAAGAAGCGGTCATCATCTAA
- the rpsH gene encoding 30S ribosomal protein S8: MVMTDPIADFLTRIRNANQAKHEVLEVPASNIKKGIAEILKREGFVKNVEIIEDDKQGVIRVFLKYGPNGEKVITNLKRVSKPGLRVYKKREDLPKVLNGLGIAILSTSEGLLTDKEARQKNVGGEVIAYVW, from the coding sequence ATGGTTATGACTGACCCAATCGCAGACTTCCTAACTCGTATTCGTAATGCTAACCAAGCTAAACACGAAGTACTTGAAGTACCTGCATCAAACATCAAAAAAGGGATTGCTGAAATCCTTAAACGCGAAGGTTTTGTAAAAAACGTTGAAATCATTGAAGATGACAAACAAGGCGTCATCCGTGTATTTCTTAAATACGGACCAAATGGTGAGAAAGTTATCACTAACTTGAAACGTGTTTCTAAACCAGGACTTCGTGTCTACAAAAAACGTGAAGACCTTCCAAAAGTTCTTAACGGACTTGGAATTGCCATCCTTTCAACTTCTGAAGGTTTGCTTACTGATAAAGAAGCACGCCAAAAGAATGTTGGTGGTGAGGTTATCGCTTACGTTTGGTAA
- a CDS encoding uridine kinase family protein codes for MKKKDLVDQLVSEIETGKVRTLGIYGHGASGKSTFAQELYQALDSTTVNLLETDPYITSGRYLVVPKDAPNQKVTASLPVAHELESLQRDILALQAGMDVLTIEEPWKASEVLSGAKPILIVEGMSVGFLPKELFEKTICFYTDEETELKRRLARDTTVRNRDASFILASHQMRREQYLRYYKETESKADILVDQSEDKFDVKRT; via the coding sequence ATGAAGAAAAAAGACTTAGTAGACCAACTAGTCTCAGAGATCGAGACGGGGAAAGTCAGGACACTGGGAATATACGGTCATGGAGCTTCAGGTAAATCAACCTTTGCACAGGAATTGTACCAAGCTTTAGATTCTACTACAGTAAATTTGCTAGAAACAGATCCCTATATCACCTCCGGACGCTATTTGGTAGTACCCAAGGACGCGCCGAATCAAAAGGTGACAGCCAGTCTGCCAGTGGCGCATGAACTGGAGAGTTTGCAGAGAGATATCCTTGCCTTGCAGGCGGGTATGGATGTCTTGACAATTGAAGAACCTTGGAAGGCTAGTGAGGTCTTGTCTGGAGCCAAACCAATTTTGATTGTCGAAGGGATGTCTGTTGGCTTTCTACCCAAGGAACTCTTTGAAAAAACCATCTGTTTCTACACGGATGAGGAGACCGAATTAAAGCGACGCCTTGCTAGAGATACGACTGTGAGAAATCGCGATGCATCCTTTATATTGGCTAGCCATCAGATGAGACGGGAGCAGTATCTGCGATACTATAAAGAAACTGAGTCTAAGGCGGATATCTTAGTGGACCAATCAGAAGATAAATTTGATGTCAAGAGGACTTAA
- the rplB gene encoding 50S ribosomal protein L2: MGIRVYKPTTNGRRNMTSLDFAEITTSTPEKSLLVALKSKAGRNNNGRITVRHQGGGHKRFYRLVDFKRNKDNVEAVVKTIEYDPNRSANIALVHYTDGVKAYIIAPKGLEVGQRIVSGPEADIKVGNALPLANIPVGTLIHNIELKPGRGGELVRAAGASAQVLGSEGKYVLVRLQSGEVRMILGTCRATVGVVGNEQHGLVNLGKAGRSRWKGIRPTVRGSVMNPNDHPHGGGEGKAPVGRKAPSTPWGKPALGLKTRNKKAKSDKLIVRRRNEK; encoded by the coding sequence GTGGGAATTCGTGTTTATAAACCAACAACAAACGGTCGCCGTAATATGACTTCTTTGGATTTCGCTGAAATCACAACAAGCACTCCTGAAAAATCATTGCTTGTTGCATTGAAGAGCAAGGCTGGTCGTAACAACAACGGTCGTATCACAGTTCGTCACCAAGGTGGTGGACACAAACGTTTTTACCGTTTGGTTGACTTCAAACGTAATAAAGACAACGTTGAAGCAGTTGTTAAAACAATCGAGTACGATCCAAACCGTTCTGCAAACATCGCTCTTGTACACTACACTGACGGTGTGAAAGCATACATCATCGCTCCAAAAGGTCTTGAAGTAGGTCAACGTATCGTTTCAGGTCCAGAAGCAGATATCAAAGTCGGAAACGCTCTTCCACTTGCTAACATCCCAGTTGGTACTTTGATTCACAACATCGAGTTGAAACCAGGTCGTGGTGGTGAATTGGTACGTGCTGCTGGTGCATCTGCTCAAGTATTGGGTTCTGAAGGTAAATATGTTCTTGTTCGTCTTCAATCAGGTGAAGTTCGTATGATTCTTGGAACTTGCCGTGCTACAGTTGGTGTTGTCGGAAACGAACAACATGGACTTGTAAACCTTGGTAAAGCAGGACGTAGCCGTTGGAAAGGTATCCGCCCAACAGTTCGTGGTTCTGTAATGAACCCTAACGATCACCCACACGGTGGTGGTGAAGGTAAAGCACCAGTTGGTCGTAAAGCACCATCTACTCCATGGGGCAAACCTGCTCTTGGTCTTAAAACTCGTAACAAGAAAGCGAAATCTGACAAACTTATCGTTCGTCGTCGCAACGAGAAATAA
- the nrdG gene encoding anaerobic ribonucleoside-triphosphate reductase activating protein, whose amino-acid sequence MNNPKPQEWKSEELSQGRIIDYKAFNFVDGEGVRNSLYVAGCMFHCEGCYNVATWSFNAGIPYTAELEEQIMADLAQPYVQGLTLLGGEPFLNTGILLPLVKRIRKELPDKDIWSWTGYTWEEMMLETPDKLELLSLIDILVDGRYDRTKRNLMLQFRGSSNQRIIDVQKSLKSGQVVIWDKLNDGKESYEQVKRE is encoded by the coding sequence ATGAATAATCCAAAACCACAAGAATGGAAAAGCGAGGAACTTAGTCAAGGTCGTATCATTGACTACAAGGCCTTTAACTTTGTTGATGGCGAAGGCGTGCGTAACTCTCTCTATGTAGCAGGCTGTATGTTTCACTGCGAGGGGTGTTATAATGTAGCGACCTGGTCCTTCAATGCAGGCATTCCCTATACAGCTGAGTTGGAAGAACAGATTATGGCAGATCTTGCCCAGCCTTATGTTCAGGGGTTAACCTTACTAGGAGGGGAGCCTTTTCTTAATACTGGGATTCTCTTGCCACTTGTTAAGCGGATTCGGAAGGAATTGCCAGACAAGGACATCTGGTCCTGGACGGGCTACACTTGGGAAGAAATGATGTTGGAAACTCCAGATAAACTGGAACTCTTGTCACTGATTGACATTCTTGTCGATGGAAGATATGATCGAACTAAGAGAAATCTTATGCTCCAGTTTCGAGGTTCGTCTAACCAACGAATTATCGATGTGCAAAAATCGCTCAAAAGTGGGCAAGTAGTGATTTGGGACAAGCTCAATGACGGAAAAGAAAGCTATGAACAGGTGAAGAGAGAATGA